The genomic DNA TGGCGAACGGACGAAATCCTGCTCGGCGGCCTGCAGTACGCGGCAGGAGTCGCGCTGGTGCTGGCGGCATGGGTACTGGTCTTCACCGATCATGCCCGCGCGGCCGGCTCCGCGCTCCTGCCGGGCTTGCTCATCGTCACGCTCTACGGCGCCAACCAGATCCGCTTCCGGGCGGTGCTCGAACGGGCGGTTCTGATCGTCGGGGCCTGGACGCTCGCCGCGCCGTGGGTTCTCGGCTTCGCGGCGAACGACGGCGCAACCTGGGCACACGTCGTGCTCGGTGGCGTGGCCGTCGCGACCGCCATGGCACTGCTCCGGATGGCGAGGCGGCCATGACGTTCCCGCCGCCCGCCGCCCGCGCGGCCGTTCTGGCCGCTATCCTGCCGGCGTGCACCGGCGCTTCGGCCGCCGGTGCCGAGGAGGACCACCGCGTCCGGGGCTGGACCATCGCGACGCATCTCTGCAGCGAGTGCCACGTCATCGGCCGCGCTTCGCAGCCGGGCGTGTTCGCCGGCCCGGCCTTCCTCCGGGTCGCCAACATGCCTTCCACGACCGGACCGGCGCTCTCCGTCTTCCTTCAGAGCCACCACCAGCGGATGCCGAGCCTGCGGCTGGACCGGGACGAGATGGATGCGGTCATCGACTACATCCTCAGCCTCAAGGCCCGAACGGCCGCGACGCCTCCGGGCATCACCTCGGAGGACTGAGGGTGACGCTGCCGCATCCCGTGCTCCTGGCCGACATCGGCGGCACCTACGCCCGCTTCTCCGTCCTTCCGGAGCCGGGAGGACGTCCAGGCCCGATCTGGAAGGTGCCGACGACCGGCTTCCCCGGCCCGGTCGACGCCATTCGTGCCTCTCTCGACCGACAGGACGCGGTCCGGCCGCGCTCGGCCTTCCTCGCCGTCGCGGGGCGGATTACCCCCGGCATCACGCGTCTGACCAACGCGCCGTGGCGGTTCGACCCTGGCGGGATCGGCGAGTCGTTCGGCTTGGAAGCGGTGCGGCTGGTCAACGACTACGTGCCGCTCGCCGCCGCCCTCACCGTCCTCGACGCGGCCGACCCGACCGACCTGGCGCGGTCGGGCCAGCTGTCGAAGGGACCGGGCCACGGCTAGTCCTGGGGCCTGGCACGGGCCTGGGCGCGGCCGTCCTGATCCCGCCGGCCGACCGCCTCCTGATCCAGACGACCGAGGCCGGGCACGTCGGGTTCGGCCCCTGTGAGCCCGACGACGGGCTGCCCTGGTCGGCCCTGATGGCGGCCGAGGGCCGGCTCACGGCCGAGACCCTGCTGTCCGGCCCGGGGCTCGTCCGGCTCGTGCGGGCCATCGCCACGACGCGCGGTGCGGCCGTCGGCTGGAGTTCGCCTCCCGAGGTCCTCGAAGGGGCAAGGTCGAACCCGGTCGCCAGGGAAGCGGTCCGTCAGTTCGCCCGCCTCCTCGGCAGGTTCGCGGGCGACATGGCGCTGGTGTTCTCGGCCACGGGCGGCGTGTTCCTGGCCGGCGGGATCGCGCCACGCATCGTCGACGTCCTGCGGGGCGAACCGTTCGGTCATGCCTTCGAGGACAAGGCCCCGTTCCGCGAGGCCATGCGGGCGATCTCGCGCGCCGTGATCCTGCATCCGGAGCCGGCCATCGACGGTCTTGCGGCGCTCCTGGCCGACGAGGACCGCTTCCTGTTCCCGGTCCATGACTGGCGGGCTTGAGCCAGGTCAAGGTCGGTCGGTCCAGGAACCCGCACGGTGACGGCGGGAGACTCGATCCGAGGAGGTCACCATGTCCTATGCCAGCATCATGGTCGCGGTCGACGACGGGCGTCACGCGCCGGCACGGGTGCGTCTCGCCGCGGAACTGGCCCACCGTATCGGCGCGCGCCTCGTCGGCGCCGCTGCCTGCATGCCGGACTATCCCCGAGGCTATGGCGAGACCGCCGTGCCGATGGGCATGGTCATCGAGGAGATCCGACAGGCGGCGCTGGACCGGCTCGCGGGCGTCGAGCAGGCCTTCCGCCATGCCTCCTGCCTGAACGACCGGGTCGAGTGGCGCTCGGAACTGGGATCCCCGGTCTCGTTCCTTGAGAAGCAGTCGCGTGCTGCGGACCTTGTCGTGGCCGGGCGCTACGCGGATGACGGGGGGGTGACGGTCGGCATGGCCGTCGAGGCCGGCGACGCCCTGATGGGGCTGGGGAAGCCCGTCCTCGTGGTTCCTGCCGGCGTCGAGCACGTGGCGGCCAGGCGCGTGCTCGTCGGCTGGAAGAACACCCCCCAGACGCGCCGGGCGGTGTCTGACGCCCTGCCGCTGCTCAGGCGCGCCGAGGCGGTCCAGGTGTTCCGTGTCTCGGACGGCGACGACCGGGCCGAGATCGAGGACGTGGCCCGCTACCTGGCGCTGCACGACGTCAACGCGACCGCGCAGCTGGCCAAGCCCTCGGGCTGGACAGTCGCCGACGACGTCCGGAAGGCAACACGCGACTTCGACGCCGACCTGATCGTGACCGGTGCCTACGGCTACAGCCGGCTGCGCGAGTGGTTCTTCGGCGGGGTCACGCGGGACCTGCTGGCGCAGGCGCCAGTCTGCTGCCTGTTGTCCCACTGAGGGAGCGAGCGGCCATGTCCAACCCCGGCAACCCCACACAGCCCGAACCGGGCTTCCCACCACCGTCGCCGGCGTTTCCGCCAGAGCCCAGGCTCGATCCGCTCCCGGAGCCAGTCGGCGTGCCGGCCTTCGAGCCGGAGGACGTCCCTCCGATGAACGAGCCGCTCGGCATTCCCGGCGGCATGCCACCGGAGATCGTGCCTTCCGGCACCTGACACGGCAGCATACGCCAGGCTGGCGCCAGCCTATGCGAGGTGATGGGAAGCTTGATTTCCAGTGAGAGGGAGGTCGCAAGACGCATTCTCGCTGGGCGGCCCATCCAGCGAGCAAAGCTACGTGGGATCGAGTTTCGCGAACGCCGATCCCAGGCGCTGGCGACTAGCGCTTGCCGAGGACCTTGTCGGCCTTCGCATCGACCTTCTTCCTGTCCGCCGTGGAGAGGTTTCCTGCCTTCTCCTGCTGTGCGGCGCGGGCCTTGGCGTTCCTGGCGTGCGCCTTGTCTTCCACGGGATACTTACGTTCCTCGGGCAAAGCGAACTTGCCCTTGGACAGGTCCTCGCGATCCTCGGTCCTGAGCTTCGACATCACGGCCTCCCGGACTTCGATGACCCTGACCCAGCAAACTGGTCCGCGCCGAGCGCAAGTTTTTCGGGCATTGGAGTTGACCCGGTTTGTGGTCCACGACCTATGCAATTTCTCGGGCTGTGACAGCTTGGTTGGCGAAGGCTCGGGGCGTCAAGCCGCCCAGGGCTGTATGGGGTCGATCTTCGTTGTAGTGGCACCTCCAGTCCTCGATGCGTTCACGGGCATCGGCTAGCGATAGGAACCACGAAGCGTTCAAGCACTCTGCCCGTAGGCGGCCGTTGAACGACTCGATGTAGGCGTTGTCGGTCGGCTTACCCGGTCGGGAGAAGTCGATCTCAACCCCGTTCAGATAAGCCCATTGGTCGAGCATGCGCCCGGCGAATTCCGGCCCATTGTCAACCCGTAGGCTCTTTGGACGACCGCGGAGCTTCACCAGTGCGTCCAGGGCCTCGGTCACCTGGAAGGCGCGGAAATTGGCTCTCGGTGTGAGCGAGAGCGCCTCTCGCGTATGGCAATCGACGACCGTCAGGATCCGGAATGGACGCCCGTCGAACAGGCGATCGGACATGAAGTCCATGGCCCAGACCTCGTTGGGACCGCCGATCGCGGGCCGCCCTTGTCGGTAGCGCCAGGCCCGTTTGCGCTTGGGTAGCTTGGGCCGGATCGACAGCCCTTCGTCCCGGTAGATCCGGTAGGTGCGCTTGTGGTTCACCTCCCAGCCCTCCCGTCGCAACAGGATGTGCAGCCGCCGGTAGCCGTAGCGCACCCGTGCGGCAGCGAGTTCCTTCAGCCGCATGCGCAGTGCCACCTGAGGGTCGGCGCGCTTGCGGTAACGCTGAGACGAGCGGCCGAAACCGGTGGCCTGACAGGCCCGACGCTCGCTGATGCCGTAGGTCACCTGCAGGTGACCGGCGACCTCACGGCGAACGGCGGGCCTCACCACTTTCGCTTGAGCACATCCTGCAGCATGGAGCGGTCCAGCGTCAGGTCGGCCACCAGCCGTTTGAGCTTGCTGTTCTCGTCCTCCAGCTGCTTCAGCCGCCGGATCTCCGGCACGCCCATGCCGACGAACTGCTTCTTCCAGCGGTAAAACGTCGGCTCAGACACGCCCATCTTCCGGCAGACCTCATCCACCGAGGCGCCGTTCTCCGCCTGCCGCAGGGCAAAGGCGATCTGTTCGTTCGTGAAGCGTTTGCGAGGCATGGCATCCACCCTCCTTCAGGGTTCAGGATGCCCGAAAAACTTGCGCTCGGCGCGGACCAGTTTGCTGGGTCAGGGTCAGTTCCCGGTCACGAGGTGCGCCGGCATCCGCCTCCATGGCCTTGGCGATGTCGCGCTCGGCCGCGGTCAGGGCGGCCCGGCACTGGTCGAGCGAGGTGCGCCGCCAGGTCAGGGTCTTCTCGTCCGGAAATCC from Methylobacterium radiotolerans JCM 2831 includes the following:
- a CDS encoding glucokinase; the protein is MTLPHPVLLADIGGTYARFSVLPEPGGRPGPIWKVPTTGFPGPVDAIRASLDRQDAVRPRSAFLAVAGRITPGITRLTNAPWRFDPGGIGESFGLEAVRLVNDYVPLAAALTVLDAADPTDLARSGQLSKGPGHG
- a CDS encoding universal stress protein, giving the protein MSYASIMVAVDDGRHAPARVRLAAELAHRIGARLVGAAACMPDYPRGYGETAVPMGMVIEEIRQAALDRLAGVEQAFRHASCLNDRVEWRSELGSPVSFLEKQSRAADLVVAGRYADDGGVTVGMAVEAGDALMGLGKPVLVVPAGVEHVAARRVLVGWKNTPQTRRAVSDALPLLRRAEAVQVFRVSDGDDRAEIEDVARYLALHDVNATAQLAKPSGWTVADDVRKATRDFDADLIVTGAYGYSRLREWFFGGVTRDLLAQAPVCCLLSH
- a CDS encoding glucokinase, whose amino-acid sequence is MPPADRLLIQTTEAGHVGFGPCEPDDGLPWSALMAAEGRLTAETLLSGPGLVRLVRAIATTRGAAVGWSSPPEVLEGARSNPVAREAVRQFARLLGRFAGDMALVFSATGGVFLAGGIAPRIVDVLRGEPFGHAFEDKAPFREAMRAISRAVILHPEPAIDGLAALLADEDRFLFPVHDWRA
- a CDS encoding SPW repeat protein, which produces MARDITANRSQSTWRTDEILLGGLQYAAGVALVLAAWVLVFTDHARAAGSALLPGLLIVTLYGANQIRFRAVLERAVLIVGAWTLAAPWVLGFAANDGATWAHVVLGGVAVATAMALLRMARRP
- a CDS encoding c-type cytochrome codes for the protein MTFPPPAARAAVLAAILPACTGASAAGAEEDHRVRGWTIATHLCSECHVIGRASQPGVFAGPAFLRVANMPSTTGPALSVFLQSHHQRMPSLRLDRDEMDAVIDYILSLKARTAATPPGITSED
- a CDS encoding IS3-like element ISMra1 family transposase (programmed frameshift); protein product: MPRKRFTNEQIAFALRQAENGASVDEVCRKMGVSEPTFYRWKKQFVGMGVPEIRRLKQLEDENSKLKRLVADLTLDRSMLQDVLKRKLVRPAVRREVAGHLQVTYGISERRACQATGFGRSSQRYRKRADPQVALRMRLKELAAARVRYGYRRLHILLRREGWEVNHKRTYRIYRDEGLSIRPKLPKRKRAWRYRQGRPAIGGPNEVWAMDFMSDRLFDGRPFRILTVVDCHTREALSLTPRANFRAFQVTEALDALVKLRGRPKSLRVDNGPEFAGRMLDQWAYLNGVEIDFSRPGKPTDNAYIESFNGRLRAECLNASWFLSLADARERIEDWRCHYNEDRPHTALGGLTPRAFANQAVTAREIA
- a CDS encoding DUF6582 domain-containing protein, with translation MSKLRTEDREDLSKGKFALPEERKYPVEDKAHARNAKARAAQQEKAGNLSTADRKKVDAKADKVLGKR